From Polaribacter butkevichii, a single genomic window includes:
- a CDS encoding M13 family metallopeptidase — protein MKTIKKVFFVSAIASLGLVACKQDKPKEEKAPGIALENMDKTVKPTDDFFRHVNGTWIDKTEIPDDQTSWGGFNQLRKKTDADVLTILNKAIEERNFPKVKDAKGNEIDSDQEKAVNYYQTIMDTVARNAQGKAPVMPYLAKVDEIKTKKDVETYLTNMAPYGGGGFYGFGVYNDLKNSSQYAGYMGGGSLGLSRDYYVDAKVKDKLEKYQEFVAKMLQEFGDDATTAKKNAATIVALETSLATPMMSKEESRDIRKLYNPMTVAELQKLSPAIDWQAHLDGVGVKDLDKVIVTDLGYFKALSDVFAKTSVADIKLLLRWNTINSALGSLSTDLETANWEFYSKEMRGAKKQRARDERALGSLNGAVGEALGKLYVEKMFPPEAKEKAKEMIDNVMLGFEARIAQLPWMSEVTKEKALEKLHKLTVKIAYPDVWKDYSELQVKGLKEGGSYFENAINVTKWNYNKEMAKLGKEVDRTEWGMSPQTVNAYFNPVNNEIVFPAAILQPPFYDYKADEAVNYGGIGAVIGHEISHSFDDSGARFDGDGNLKNWWTEEDAVKFKEIGGKLIKQYSDIIAIDSMHLNGEYTLGENIGDLGGVQAAYEGLQIFLQKNGRPADIDGYTPEQRFFLSWGTIWRTKMRDEALKNLIMTNTHSPGMYRAYMPLKNVDAFYKAFNVKEGDKMYLKPEERVKIW, from the coding sequence ATGAAGACAATTAAAAAAGTGTTTTTTGTATCGGCTATTGCCTCTTTAGGTTTAGTAGCTTGTAAACAAGACAAACCTAAGGAAGAAAAAGCCCCTGGTATTGCCTTAGAAAATATGGATAAAACTGTAAAACCTACAGACGATTTTTTTAGACATGTAAATGGAACTTGGATCGATAAAACAGAAATTCCAGACGATCAAACTTCTTGGGGTGGTTTTAATCAACTTCGTAAAAAAACAGATGCAGACGTTTTGACTATTTTAAACAAAGCAATTGAAGAAAGAAATTTCCCAAAAGTAAAAGATGCTAAAGGAAACGAAATAGATTCAGATCAAGAGAAAGCGGTAAATTATTACCAAACCATAATGGACACGGTTGCTAGAAATGCCCAGGGTAAAGCACCAGTAATGCCTTATTTAGCAAAAGTAGACGAAATTAAAACGAAGAAAGACGTAGAAACATATTTAACAAACATGGCACCTTATGGTGGTGGAGGTTTTTATGGTTTTGGTGTTTATAACGATTTAAAAAACAGCAGCCAATATGCAGGTTATATGGGCGGAGGAAGCTTAGGTTTATCTAGAGATTATTATGTAGATGCTAAAGTAAAAGACAAGCTAGAAAAATACCAAGAATTTGTAGCAAAAATGTTACAAGAATTTGGAGACGATGCAACTACTGCTAAAAAGAACGCAGCTACAATTGTTGCCTTAGAAACTAGTTTAGCAACACCAATGATGTCTAAAGAAGAAAGCAGAGATATTCGTAAGCTTTACAATCCTATGACGGTTGCAGAATTGCAAAAATTATCTCCAGCAATAGATTGGCAAGCACATTTAGATGGTGTTGGTGTAAAAGATTTAGATAAAGTTATTGTAACAGATCTGGGTTATTTTAAAGCGTTAAGCGATGTTTTTGCAAAAACGTCTGTTGCAGATATTAAATTATTATTACGTTGGAACACGATAAACAGTGCTTTAGGTTCTCTTTCTACAGATTTAGAAACTGCAAACTGGGAATTCTATTCTAAAGAAATGCGTGGCGCTAAAAAACAACGTGCAAGAGATGAGCGTGCTTTAGGTAGCTTAAATGGTGCTGTTGGTGAAGCTTTAGGAAAACTATATGTAGAAAAAATGTTTCCACCAGAAGCAAAGGAAAAAGCCAAAGAAATGATTGACAATGTAATGTTAGGTTTCGAAGCTAGAATTGCACAATTACCTTGGATGAGTGAAGTTACCAAAGAAAAAGCCTTAGAAAAATTACACAAATTAACCGTTAAGATAGCTTATCCAGATGTTTGGAAAGATTATTCAGAATTACAAGTTAAAGGATTAAAAGAAGGTGGTTCTTACTTTGAAAACGCTATTAATGTTACCAAATGGAACTACAACAAAGAAATGGCAAAATTAGGGAAAGAAGTAGATAGAACAGAATGGGGCATGTCTCCTCAAACAGTAAACGCTTACTTTAATCCTGTAAATAATGAAATCGTTTTTCCAGCAGCAATTTTACAACCTCCTTTCTATGATTATAAAGCAGATGAAGCTGTAAATTATGGTGGAATTGGAGCTGTTATTGGGCACGAAATTTCTCATAGTTTCGATGATTCTGGTGCTCGTTTTGATGGTGATGGAAACCTTAAAAACTGGTGGACAGAAGAAGATGCTGTAAAGTTTAAAGAAATTGGCGGAAAATTAATTAAGCAATACAGCGATATTATTGCAATAGACAGCATGCACTTAAATGGAGAATATACTTTAGGAGAAAATATTGGAGATTTAGGAGGTGTACAAGCGGCTTATGAAGGTTTACAAATTTTCTTACAAAAGAACGGAAGACCAGCAGATATAGATGGTTACACGCCAGAGCAACGTTTTTTCCTTTCTTGGGGAACCATCTGGAGAACTAAAATGAGAGACGAAGCACTTAAAAATTTAATTATGACAAACACACATTCTCCTGGAATGTACAGAGCATATATGCCACTTAAAAACGTAGATGCTTTTTACAAAGCGTTTAATGTTAAAGAAGGAGATAAAATGTATCTAAAACCAGAAGAAAGAGTGAAAATTTGGTAG